Proteins co-encoded in one uncultured Methanomethylovorans sp. genomic window:
- a CDS encoding DUF1699 family protein, producing the protein MRIKIIKSLEEINTLKGTSIVHISFRPSRDDILAIHKACPNMKAIQLPPSHFNTLSLSATYYLKIVGIKLIKGNMIRIMDNRNSEYTISDLIITNIRQKIIAGESDHSIIQSFSDYKNPSKELLQFIINEIKETSRTTSKNE; encoded by the coding sequence TTGAGAATAAAGATAATTAAGTCTCTGGAAGAAATAAATACTTTAAAAGGAACATCTATTGTTCACATATCCTTTCGTCCTTCTAGGGATGATATTTTAGCAATCCATAAAGCTTGTCCTAATATGAAAGCAATCCAGCTTCCACCATCACATTTCAATACTCTATCGCTGTCAGCAACTTACTATCTAAAAATAGTTGGTATCAAACTCATAAAGGGTAATATGATCAGAATTATGGACAATAGAAATTCAGAATATACTATCAGTGACCTTATCATTACAAATATTAGACAAAAAATCATTGCCGGAGAATCCGATCACTCAATAATCCAATCATTCAGTGATTATAAAAATCCAAGCAAAGAGTTATTACAGTTCATAATTAATGAGATCAAAGAAACCTCTCGAACTACATCTAAAAATGAGTAA
- a CDS encoding DUF1699 family protein: MELNTNRVRLVTTKEQLETISQKDKIIHLTFCPSYTNIETILKKSPNIKALIIAESHWNRRSKALDIIINIAKIKIIQISLINTISTSVCQYVEVPEHIIEKIQSQKNLTQEQAHSILQEETEFPPTLIPFLIEVIN; the protein is encoded by the coding sequence ATGGAACTAAATACAAATAGAGTACGGTTAGTTACAACAAAAGAACAGTTAGAAACAATTTCGCAAAAAGATAAGATTATTCATCTAACCTTCTGCCCAAGTTATACAAACATCGAAACCATCTTAAAAAAATCACCAAACATAAAAGCATTGATTATAGCAGAAAGTCATTGGAACAGAAGATCAAAGGCATTAGATATAATTATCAACATCGCAAAAATAAAAATAATTCAAATTTCATTAATCAATACAATTTCAACATCGGTCTGTCAGTACGTTGAAGTACCGGAACATATAATCGAAAAAATACAATCTCAGAAAAACCTCACACAGGAACAAGCACATAGTATCCTACAAGAAGAAACAGAATTTCCTCCTACACTCATACCGTTTCTAATTGAGGTAATCAACTAG
- a CDS encoding helix-turn-helix domain-containing protein: MKRGYRYRIYPDSEQCSLLEQYFGGVRFIYNRSLFIQNLMYSKFKQWASNLKPEYFGLFLLCSLVVIWLHFRRRT; the protein is encoded by the coding sequence ATGAAAAGAGGGTATAGATATCGAATATATCCAGACAGTGAACAATGTTCTCTTTTAGAGCAATATTTTGGTGGTGTTCGCTTCATCTACAACCGGTCACTTTTCATTCAGAATTTGATGTATTCTAAGTTCAAACAATGGGCAAGTAATTTGAAGCCAGAATACTTTGGACTATTTTTACTATGTTCACTGGTTGTTATCTGGTTACATTTCCGGAGGAGAACATGA
- a CDS encoding transposase, translating to MTFELPVTLIEERIISKATDIVQVNLYQKDDEFYISITYEVPAEKHCNNDCYLAIDIGTIKQTMVDSDGKFTELKNRRPDKYWEPKIQKIQSRRDHCKKDSRKWKRLHNNLGRIKRRSSNQLKDNQHKITRNIVENTNANTIIIGKLDVKQMASSKLKANKRDRSTNRGTHNSGHIGRFAQFLTYKAEALGKRVIRIDESYTSKKCCVCGIIKDMTLNNRTYECGYCSNVIDRDCNSSVNILLRYFKHNALWTSYQNTIDNLRQTGLLIGIIPTKMISR from the coding sequence TTGACATTTGAACTCCCGGTTACTCTGATTGAAGAAAGAATTATTAGTAAGGCTACTGATATAGTTCAGGTCAACCTTTACCAGAAAGATGACGAATTTTATATTTCCATTACCTATGAAGTGCCTGCAGAAAAACATTGTAATAATGATTGTTATCTTGCTATTGATATAGGTACGATCAAACAAACAATGGTCGATTCAGATGGTAAATTTACAGAATTGAAGAATAGGAGACCGGATAAGTATTGGGAACCTAAGATTCAGAAGATTCAATCAAGGAGAGATCATTGCAAGAAGGATAGTAGAAAATGGAAACGATTACATAATAACCTTGGTAGGATAAAGAGAAGATCGTCCAATCAATTGAAAGACAACCAGCATAAAATTACCAGAAACATTGTTGAGAATACGAATGCTAATACTATCATTATTGGTAAACTAGATGTAAAACAAATGGCTTCTTCTAAGCTAAAAGCAAATAAAAGAGACAGGAGTACCAATCGTGGTACTCATAACTCAGGACATATAGGTAGATTTGCTCAATTCTTGACCTACAAAGCTGAAGCTTTGGGTAAGAGAGTAATAAGAATTGATGAATCCTATACCTCAAAGAAATGTTGTGTTTGTGGAATTATCAAGGATATGACACTTAACAACAGAACCTATGAATGTGGTTACTGTAGTAATGTTATTGATAGGGATTGTAATAGTTCCGTGAACATACTCTTAAGGTATTTCAAACATAATGCTTTGTGGACGAGCTATCAAAATACAATTGATAATCTACGACAAACAGGTTTGTTGATCGGGATCATTCCTACAAAAATGATCTCGAGATGA
- a CDS encoding helix-turn-helix domain-containing protein → MQLTLPIKIDVTPEQESVLWDLSEKCRFVYNFGLQERQDAYKNKIKIGYRKQQDDLPKIKQKYPEYKWVYSKVLQGTLKYLDNDYKSFFNLKKNKDIKARPPGFKGKKYFTTMIYNQSGFEISDSNGNVIIRKSMDTRIHKP, encoded by the coding sequence ATGCAGTTGACGTTACCAATCAAGATAGATGTTACTCCGGAACAGGAATCTGTTCTATGGGATCTATCTGAAAAATGTAGATTTGTATATAACTTTGGTTTGCAGGAACGTCAGGATGCTTATAAGAACAAAATTAAGATTGGTTATAGGAAACAACAGGATGATTTACCTAAAATTAAGCAAAAATATCCTGAGTATAAATGGGTATACTCTAAAGTGTTACAGGGAACCTTGAAGTATCTTGATAATGATTATAAGTCGTTTTTCAATTTGAAAAAGAACAAGGATATCAAAGCCAGACCTCCTGGATTCAAAGGCAAGAAATATTTCACTACGATGATCTATAACCAATCTGGATTTGAAATATCTGATTCTAATGGTAATGTTATCATAAGAAAATCCATGGATACTCGAATCCATAAACCATAA
- a CDS encoding RNA-guided endonuclease TnpB family protein, whose product MKKGNVYRVYPDKEQRTLLEQHFGAARFVYNHSLSLKNLMYNRFRTNITEIDLNNHLVSLKETFPWLKDINSQSLQQANRNLLIGFKNFFNGNGSYPTTKKKKDNNFSFQVPQNYQINLTSSHIYLPKIGWMKIIIHRDFLSKEFIENNLVLKEDNGELILDQKLNREFKVLKTLTVSRTPAGRYHVSILIEDNEPYPEPLSFTEETTVGIDVGIKSFAVLSTGQVIDNPKFLKKSLKKLIKLQRSVSRKPKGSKNRRKAVAKLAKQHQLVANQRNDFQHQVSATIISENQAVAMEDLNVKGMIRNHCLAQSISDVGWSEFIRKLMYKAEWYGKTILRIGRFDASSKLCNVCGYNNKELTLDIREWKCPSCKTLHDRDRNASINIKKIALSNLNTHGTWERAYGLTDKSQGNEVGSLWF is encoded by the coding sequence ATGAAGAAGGGTAATGTATATCGAGTCTATCCTGACAAGGAACAAAGAACTTTGTTAGAACAACATTTCGGTGCTGCTAGATTCGTATACAACCATTCTCTATCTCTCAAGAACCTGATGTATAACAGATTTAGAACAAACATCACTGAGATAGACCTTAACAATCATTTGGTTTCCCTTAAGGAAACATTTCCATGGTTAAAGGATATTAACTCTCAGTCATTACAACAAGCAAATAGAAATCTATTGATTGGATTTAAGAACTTCTTTAATGGAAATGGTTCTTATCCAACAACCAAGAAAAAGAAAGACAACAATTTCTCATTTCAAGTTCCTCAGAACTATCAGATCAACCTGACTTCTTCGCATATCTACCTTCCGAAAATCGGTTGGATGAAGATAATTATTCATAGGGATTTCTTAAGCAAAGAATTCATTGAAAATAATCTTGTCTTAAAAGAAGACAATGGAGAACTAATTCTTGACCAGAAACTTAACAGGGAATTCAAAGTCCTCAAGACTTTGACTGTTTCCAGAACACCAGCTGGAAGATATCATGTTAGTATTTTAATTGAAGACAATGAACCATATCCAGAACCTCTTAGTTTCACCGAAGAAACAACCGTTGGGATTGATGTTGGTATCAAGTCGTTTGCTGTTTTGTCAACAGGACAGGTAATCGATAATCCTAAGTTCCTGAAAAAGTCATTGAAGAAGCTTATCAAATTACAAAGGAGTGTATCCAGGAAACCAAAAGGTTCGAAGAATAGGAGAAAAGCGGTTGCTAAATTGGCAAAACAGCATCAATTGGTAGCAAACCAGAGAAATGATTTCCAGCATCAGGTCTCTGCAACTATAATTAGCGAAAATCAAGCAGTTGCAATGGAAGACCTGAATGTAAAAGGAATGATCAGAAATCATTGTCTTGCTCAAAGCATCAGTGATGTTGGTTGGTCTGAGTTCATCCGAAAGTTAATGTACAAAGCAGAATGGTATGGTAAGACCATTCTACGAATTGGTAGGTTTGATGCATCATCAAAGTTGTGTAATGTCTGTGGATACAATAATAAGGAATTAACTCTTGACATCCGGGAATGGAAATGTCCTTCCTGTAAAACATTACATGATAGAGACAGGAATGCAAGTATCAATATCAAGAAAATAGCTTTGAGTAATCTAAACACCCATGGAACATGGGAAAGAGCCTATGGACTCACTGACAAAAGTCAGGGGAATGAAGTAGGAAGCCTCTGGTTTTAA
- a CDS encoding ATP-dependent DNA helicase, with protein MNESPCNIKSLPLPEKIQQFYIDSGITQLYPPQGEVVQKGLLEGKNTLAAIPTASGKTLLAELAMLKHVIDGGKALYIVPLIALANEKYHRFKEFEKLGINTGISTGELESKSEGLGKNDIVVCTSEKTDSMLRNGTQWLQTLSIVVVDEVHLLDEKSRGPTLEIVMTKLRKIPNLQIVALSATIGNTQVLADWLKAELTVSDWRPTKLQEGVVFGKAMNFLSEDPVIQKEIVHNTKEPAADVALDTIKEGGQCLVFESSRRTCMSFAKRFSNPKNKEHKQINILLSQDEKNKLSEISEEIEYASDTTESNNLAECIRNGVAFHHAGLNATQRRLVEDGFKENKIKVISCTPTLAAGLNLPARRVVIRSYLRYDANEGNTPIPVLDYKQMVGRAGRPHLDPYGQSLLIAKSSDQIDFLENKYIHAKAEDISSKLGSEKALRSHILAIISSGIANSQKGVIDFLSETFYAHTSDLSYFIETINDCLYFLNENDLIATENNYLRATPLGQLVSKMYIDPLTAVIIVEDLKKASQSNMEITAFSLLQVICKTPDIRTLYLKGDEYFENSIYADDHKNEIIDFPDIDEISEISAESFFQSIKNARILLDWIEECETKEIVENYVIGEGDLHSLSESASWIAHAVQRISKLKGFDIQNIFLEPRLKYGASKELVSLLSVKNIGRKRARKLYDNGIGSVDKIKSTPFSEVSKLFGNKITIKIFHELELPIPSDIVDTPQVIPEPNKKEIKQQKNLFDF; from the coding sequence ATGAACGAATCCCCTTGTAACATAAAATCCTTGCCTTTGCCAGAAAAAATACAGCAGTTCTATATTGATTCTGGAATTACACAACTATATCCACCTCAGGGAGAAGTAGTTCAAAAAGGATTACTTGAAGGAAAGAATACACTTGCAGCGATTCCAACAGCCAGCGGAAAAACCCTCCTTGCAGAACTCGCAATGCTTAAACATGTCATTGATGGTGGAAAAGCATTGTATATTGTTCCATTGATAGCTCTTGCAAACGAGAAATATCATCGTTTCAAAGAGTTTGAAAAATTGGGCATCAATACAGGCATTTCAACAGGTGAATTGGAATCAAAAAGTGAAGGCCTTGGAAAGAATGATATCGTTGTCTGTACATCCGAAAAAACAGATTCTATGCTACGTAATGGGACTCAATGGCTACAGACATTATCAATCGTTGTTGTAGATGAAGTACATCTGCTAGACGAAAAAAGCAGAGGACCCACACTTGAAATAGTAATGACCAAACTTAGAAAAATACCTAACCTGCAGATCGTAGCTCTCTCAGCAACAATAGGAAATACCCAGGTACTAGCAGATTGGCTCAAAGCCGAACTTACGGTAAGTGATTGGAGGCCAACTAAACTACAAGAAGGAGTTGTATTTGGGAAAGCAATGAATTTCTTATCTGAAGATCCTGTTATTCAAAAAGAAATAGTACATAATACAAAGGAACCAGCAGCAGATGTCGCACTAGATACCATCAAAGAAGGTGGACAATGTCTCGTATTCGAAAGTTCAAGAAGAACCTGTATGTCTTTTGCTAAGCGTTTTTCAAATCCAAAGAATAAAGAACATAAACAAATCAATATCCTTCTAAGCCAAGATGAAAAGAATAAGCTTTCAGAAATATCAGAAGAAATCGAATACGCCAGCGACACCACTGAATCAAATAATCTTGCGGAATGCATTCGTAATGGTGTTGCATTTCATCATGCAGGCCTTAATGCTACACAGAGAAGATTAGTAGAAGATGGTTTCAAAGAAAACAAAATCAAAGTAATATCATGTACTCCAACACTTGCAGCAGGACTTAATTTACCAGCAAGAAGGGTAGTAATCCGAAGCTACCTGAGATATGATGCAAATGAAGGCAATACTCCCATACCTGTGCTTGATTACAAGCAAATGGTTGGAAGAGCAGGAAGACCACATCTTGATCCATATGGCCAATCTTTGTTAATTGCAAAGTCATCGGATCAAATAGATTTTCTAGAAAACAAATATATCCATGCAAAAGCTGAAGATATATCCTCAAAACTTGGATCTGAAAAAGCCCTTAGAAGTCATATACTTGCAATAATAAGCAGTGGAATAGCAAATTCTCAAAAAGGTGTTATAGATTTCCTGTCTGAGACATTTTATGCTCATACGTCCGATCTATCATACTTTATAGAAACCATTAATGACTGTTTATATTTCCTAAACGAAAACGATCTAATTGCAACTGAAAACAATTACCTTAGAGCTACACCTCTTGGCCAACTTGTATCCAAAATGTATATCGATCCTCTTACAGCTGTCATCATAGTAGAGGACCTCAAAAAAGCATCTCAATCAAACATGGAAATAACTGCATTTTCCTTGCTGCAGGTCATATGTAAAACCCCGGATATTCGTACATTATATCTTAAGGGCGATGAATACTTTGAAAATTCGATCTATGCAGATGATCATAAAAACGAAATAATTGATTTTCCCGACATCGATGAAATTAGTGAAATATCAGCAGAATCATTCTTCCAGTCAATAAAAAATGCAAGAATCTTACTTGACTGGATAGAAGAATGCGAAACAAAAGAAATCGTTGAAAATTATGTTATAGGTGAAGGAGATCTTCATTCATTATCAGAATCTGCATCATGGATTGCTCATGCAGTTCAAAGGATCTCAAAACTTAAAGGATTCGATATACAAAACATCTTCCTGGAACCAAGACTCAAATATGGAGCTAGTAAAGAACTGGTCAGTCTCCTTTCTGTAAAGAACATTGGTAGAAAAAGAGCTCGTAAATTATATGACAATGGTATTGGTTCGGTTGATAAAATAAAGTCTACGCCCTTCAGTGAAGTATCAAAACTATTCGGGAACAAGATCACAATTAAAATATTCCATGAACTTGAGCTCCCAATTCCATCAGATATAGTTGACACTCCACAAGTTATACCAGAGCCAAACAAAAAAGAAATAAAACAGCAGAAAAATCTTTTTGATTTTTAG
- a CDS encoding winged helix-turn-helix domain-containing protein produces MPDKKLFQIVTRSGVRTETILLLKDGGKSASDLCSYFKIAPQELAPRTRELVESGLIIKKDKSYYLTDLGQIITEKYSEFKNLLSFIGDKQEFLKEHDLTDIPFELQLRFEMLSQSKVVCPENHSIFDTHDGFMDNIVKSKYLKGLASIMFPSYPSFFNRLAESGTKVEIIVTESIYSVLKTKYKDQLIEYLNYEDAHMYICNNNKLAFVVTDSFFSISLFFKNGIFDHVSDIVSFDKDGIEWGEMLFDYYVKQSIPVKIEDLVSS; encoded by the coding sequence ATGCCGGATAAAAAACTTTTTCAAATTGTTACCCGTTCAGGTGTCCGAACCGAGACTATTTTATTGCTAAAAGATGGAGGGAAATCTGCTAGTGATCTTTGTTCTTATTTTAAGATTGCACCACAAGAGTTAGCACCGCGTACAAGAGAACTGGTTGAAAGTGGTTTAATTATCAAGAAAGACAAGAGTTACTATTTAACTGATCTTGGACAGATAATTACAGAAAAATATTCTGAATTTAAAAATTTGTTGTCTTTTATAGGCGATAAGCAAGAGTTTCTAAAGGAGCATGATTTGACAGATATACCCTTTGAGCTCCAGCTAAGATTTGAAATGCTGAGTCAATCAAAAGTGGTTTGTCCAGAGAATCATTCGATTTTTGATACCCATGATGGGTTTATGGATAATATAGTTAAGTCAAAGTATCTAAAAGGACTAGCGTCTATAATGTTCCCTTCTTATCCTTCTTTTTTTAATCGGCTTGCTGAGAGTGGTACCAAAGTTGAGATCATTGTAACTGAATCCATATATTCCGTATTAAAGACTAAATATAAGGATCAGTTAATTGAGTATCTGAATTACGAGGATGCTCATATGTATATATGTAACAACAATAAACTTGCCTTTGTTGTTACTGACTCATTTTTCTCGATTTCATTGTTCTTTAAAAATGGCATTTTTGATCATGTAAGCGACATTGTTAGTTTTGATAAGGATGGAATTGAGTGGGGAGAAATGTTATTTGATTATTATGTCAAGCAGTCTATCCCAGTTAAAATCGAAGATTTAGTGTCTTCCTAA
- a CDS encoding DNA-directed DNA polymerase, which produces MQNNSQNIQIIDIDYYIDSNRPIIRIYGKDDAGKSICCLVPGFEPYFFAQADNPAELCNHLTDAFDCIQKADIVEKFLPIGYQTKKVPIVKITVTLPTDVRNIREQISELPGVNEIFEADVMFHNRFLIDKNLHPLKWITITPVSAEKELHPTNILCEQTITAEKVEEIDKITHAPFKYLAWDIECLPDNGALPTPDKSPIILMSIAFSPEYKGMNTLVLASKKIDGVDKETECYDNENDMINAFFSTVREYDPDVLTGFNTDGFDTKYVVDRCKKINTESGTSVINFKIGRDGRDLSFRVFGATTSVSIPGRIVADVLPLIREGFKLKRYKLENVAKELIGKEKLDVPPQEMEAYWNDPSKIHTFIEYSRRDSELALELLLKLQLLDKYLALAQVSGRPLQDVINGGQTNLVEQLLMSRFRDIDRLMAMKPNDETVEERERESNVVGADVLDPKKGLHCNTVVEDYKSLYPTIMMARNLCYTTVIIDKTTPKESMIISPSDGHFIKPEIFKGIIPSILEGLLDKRVATKKMMKNARDENEKRVLDATQLALKILLNSFYGYSGYIRARLFSLEVANSVTSYGRENIRNTQNTINNEIVTLTIRDNQALTPNELDGTQPNDIIVLLTPIYGDTDSIFIHCTDINGNEFEEEEFTLDMSALVGKKIAEVVTSKLPEPMELQYEATAKRILLVAKKRYAMWQFEQAKDGWIQKIKVKGLETVRRDWCNLTSKTLNIILEAILKEGDVDKCITYVQDVIAKIRKINDTRDEAFIAELTLSKTLSRPPSSYKNKQPHLTVVEKIRERGGQVPITGERIPFLITTVGSGYVEQAEDPAYVIEHNIPIDTNYYIQKQIIPPALRLLETFGVKRTTLEINQNQKGLFDFGKQEKEEQSPKKKNSEPAPIDKQPSTDNNDKGTKRQKSLFEY; this is translated from the coding sequence ATGCAAAATAATAGCCAAAATATACAGATAATCGATATCGATTACTACATTGACAGTAACCGGCCTATAATTCGCATCTATGGAAAAGATGATGCCGGAAAGAGCATATGCTGTCTGGTTCCAGGGTTCGAGCCGTATTTCTTTGCACAGGCAGATAATCCAGCCGAACTATGCAACCATCTTACAGATGCATTCGACTGTATTCAAAAAGCTGATATTGTAGAAAAATTCCTTCCAATTGGTTATCAAACTAAAAAAGTACCGATTGTAAAAATCACCGTCACGCTTCCTACTGATGTAAGGAATATAAGAGAACAAATATCTGAGCTCCCGGGAGTAAACGAAATATTCGAAGCAGACGTAATGTTCCATAATCGTTTCCTTATTGATAAGAATCTTCATCCATTGAAATGGATAACTATAACTCCTGTTTCAGCAGAAAAAGAGCTTCATCCAACAAACATCTTATGTGAACAAACTATCACTGCAGAAAAGGTAGAAGAAATTGACAAAATAACACATGCTCCATTCAAATATCTTGCATGGGATATTGAATGTTTGCCTGATAATGGAGCTCTTCCAACTCCAGATAAATCTCCAATCATTCTAATGAGCATAGCATTCTCTCCAGAATACAAGGGAATGAACACATTGGTCCTTGCATCGAAAAAGATCGATGGCGTTGACAAAGAGACTGAATGTTATGATAATGAAAATGACATGATAAATGCATTTTTCAGCACCGTCCGAGAATACGATCCTGATGTTTTAACTGGATTTAATACTGATGGGTTCGATACAAAATACGTTGTTGATAGATGTAAGAAGATAAATACTGAATCCGGAACTTCTGTAATCAATTTCAAGATTGGAAGAGATGGGAGAGATTTAAGTTTCCGAGTATTTGGTGCAACTACATCTGTTTCAATACCTGGAAGAATAGTTGCAGATGTACTACCACTCATAAGAGAAGGATTCAAGCTAAAAAGATACAAGCTCGAAAACGTAGCTAAAGAACTCATTGGTAAAGAAAAATTAGACGTTCCACCACAGGAAATGGAAGCATACTGGAACGATCCTAGCAAGATTCATACATTTATCGAGTATTCCAGGAGAGACTCTGAGCTTGCCCTTGAGCTTCTCTTGAAACTCCAGCTACTTGATAAATATCTAGCATTAGCACAGGTTAGCGGCAGACCACTACAGGACGTTATTAATGGTGGCCAGACAAACCTGGTAGAACAGCTATTGATGTCTAGATTCAGGGATATAGATCGATTAATGGCCATGAAGCCAAACGATGAAACTGTTGAAGAAAGAGAAAGAGAGAGCAATGTAGTTGGAGCGGATGTACTTGATCCTAAAAAAGGCCTGCATTGTAACACAGTTGTAGAAGACTATAAATCTCTCTATCCAACCATAATGATGGCAAGGAACCTTTGCTATACAACCGTTATAATAGATAAAACAACACCAAAAGAATCAATGATAATATCGCCTTCCGATGGTCATTTCATTAAACCGGAAATATTCAAAGGAATAATTCCCAGTATACTTGAAGGTCTCCTTGATAAAAGAGTAGCAACTAAAAAGATGATGAAAAACGCAAGAGATGAAAACGAAAAGCGTGTTCTTGATGCTACTCAGCTTGCTCTGAAAATATTACTTAACAGCTTTTATGGTTACTCAGGCTATATACGGGCAAGATTATTCAGTCTTGAAGTTGCAAACTCTGTTACAAGCTACGGAAGAGAAAACATCCGCAATACTCAAAATACAATAAACAATGAGATCGTAACCCTCACTATAAGAGATAATCAAGCTCTAACTCCTAATGAATTGGATGGAACACAACCTAACGATATAATAGTCCTTCTTACACCTATCTATGGCGATACAGATTCTATCTTTATCCATTGCACTGATATTAATGGAAATGAATTCGAAGAAGAAGAATTCACGTTAGATATGTCAGCACTTGTAGGAAAAAAGATAGCAGAAGTAGTTACCAGCAAATTACCAGAACCAATGGAACTTCAGTACGAAGCAACAGCTAAGAGGATCCTTCTGGTTGCCAAGAAAAGATATGCTATGTGGCAGTTCGAACAGGCAAAAGACGGGTGGATTCAGAAAATCAAAGTTAAGGGCCTTGAAACAGTAAGAAGGGATTGGTGTAATCTTACTTCCAAGACACTAAATATTATTCTTGAAGCTATACTTAAGGAAGGAGATGTTGATAAGTGTATTACATACGTACAAGATGTCATCGCCAAAATAAGGAAAATAAATGATACCAGAGATGAAGCATTTATTGCAGAACTTACTTTAAGTAAAACACTATCAAGGCCACCATCTTCATACAAGAACAAACAACCACATCTTACTGTAGTTGAAAAGATCAGAGAAAGAGGCGGTCAGGTTCCAATTACCGGAGAAAGAATTCCATTCCTGATTACAACTGTGGGATCAGGTTATGTCGAACAAGCCGAAGATCCAGCTTATGTAATTGAACATAACATCCCAATAGATACCAATTACTACATTCAAAAACAAATCATCCCTCCGGCATTGAGATTACTTGAAACGTTTGGAGTGAAGAGAACAACTCTTGAGATCAATCAGAACCAAAAAGGGTTATTTGACTTTGGAAAACAAGAAAAGGAAGAACAATCTCCCAAAAAGAAAAACTCTGAACCAGCTCCAATAGATAAACAACCCTCAACAGATAACAACGATAAAGGAACAAAGCGTCAGAAATCATTATTCGAATACTGA
- a CDS encoding transposase: protein MQLTKKIKIHPTEEQVDVLWKLSEQCRLVYNFALAERKETWKKEQRSVKYIEQQNKLPELKRQYPAYNIVYSKVLQSVLKKLDANYKSFFSLRKNGDKSARPPNFRSRKYFMTLVYNQSGFRIDGNTIIFSHKVNDVCLLFNVQSILDSSRIKQIEIYNDDPYKAKGDFFISITCDVSPSIHYVDNNQYQAIDLGITKIVTAVNTQGKFFETKTPRSDQYWNAKIDSIKSRRDHCKKDSKRWNRLHNTYRKMEAKKSHQIKDFQHNLSKKMIENTKANTIIVGDLNVKSMAQSKKATGKKKRSINRSTQNQGYLSRFIGFLTYKAELRGKKVIRIDESYTSKACHSCGKLHDMPLSERNMVCDCGNVIDRDRNSAINIMKRFLSQNALWTGYQQFVGNLRQYRLPDGIEIHRIEAK from the coding sequence ATGCAGCTGACGAAGAAGATCAAAATACATCCAACTGAGGAACAAGTTGATGTTCTTTGGAAATTGTCGGAACAATGTAGACTTGTCTATAATTTCGCATTAGCTGAAAGAAAGGAAACATGGAAGAAAGAACAGAGAAGTGTGAAATATATAGAACAACAGAACAAGTTGCCTGAACTTAAGAGACAATATCCTGCTTATAATATAGTTTACTCGAAAGTCTTACAATCGGTTCTGAAAAAGCTTGACGCAAATTACAAATCATTCTTTTCACTCAGGAAAAATGGAGATAAATCCGCAAGACCTCCAAACTTTCGAAGTCGTAAGTACTTCATGACTTTAGTATACAATCAGAGTGGATTTAGAATAGATGGTAATACTATCATTTTTTCACATAAAGTCAATGATGTTTGTCTACTATTCAATGTGCAGAGCATACTAGATTCATCAAGGATTAAGCAAATCGAGATATACAACGATGATCCTTATAAAGCAAAAGGTGATTTTTTTATCTCCATAACATGTGATGTTTCACCATCTATACACTATGTAGATAACAATCAATATCAAGCCATAGATCTCGGAATAACAAAAATAGTAACCGCTGTGAATACTCAAGGAAAATTCTTTGAGACTAAAACACCGCGTTCAGATCAATATTGGAATGCTAAAATCGATTCGATCAAATCCAGACGAGATCACTGTAAAAAAGACAGTAAACGATGGAACAGGTTACATAATACATATCGAAAAATGGAAGCGAAGAAATCACATCAGATAAAAGATTTTCAACATAATCTTTCTAAAAAGATGATTGAAAATACCAAAGCTAATACCATAATTGTTGGTGATCTCAATGTTAAGAGCATGGCACAATCGAAAAAAGCAACTGGTAAAAAGAAACGATCTATAAACAGATCTACTCAGAATCAGGGTTATCTATCAAGATTCATCGGATTCTTAACCTACAAAGCAGAACTTAGAGGTAAGAAAGTAATAAGAATCGATGAGAGTTATACTTCGAAAGCATGTCATTCATGTGGAAAATTACATGATATGCCTCTTTCGGAAAGAAATATGGTATGTGATTGTGGTAACGTAATAGATAGAGATCGTAATAGTGCTATCAATATCATGAAACGTTTCCTATCACAAAATGCCTTGTGGACAGGCTATCAACAATTTGTTGGTAATCTTCGACAATACAGGCTTCCCGATGGAATTGAGATTCATAGAATCGAAGCCAAATGA